From a region of the Pseudoclavibacter endophyticus genome:
- a CDS encoding amidase family protein, translated as MTDSIRVLDPAAGEWTAVADDAAIAAQGAGEGTFPLAVKANIGVRGFARSAGCRALDVAPEAADAPVVAAFRAHGAVVVGMTNMHELAFGITSQNASYGNVRLPGHEERVAGGSSGGSAAAVARGIVPLALGSDTGGSVSVPASFCGVVGFRPSTGRWPTAGLVGLSWTRDTPGVFARTVAEAARADQWVAGETMPSDDSGRVRPRLGVPHPLVDALDPRTAAAFERAMGVVADHAELVDVDLAGVLELTQRAEMPIVLWESRRLLGDVAASVFDCTPADAYERLTASVVSPDVAAVLSTQLSAPITPDQYAAAQRDTIAARMLAADIVAANAIDALVFPSAPAPAPRTDVGPTVDHLGREVSTFGLFTRNTSPGTMLGVPMLTVPMPLDAGELPMGLTMQGRRFDDTALLGLGHRVEAWLAGA; from the coding sequence GTGACCGACTCGATCCGTGTGCTCGACCCCGCGGCCGGGGAGTGGACCGCCGTCGCCGATGACGCGGCGATCGCCGCCCAGGGGGCCGGCGAAGGCACGTTCCCACTCGCCGTCAAGGCCAACATCGGCGTGCGCGGTTTCGCGCGATCCGCCGGCTGCCGCGCCCTCGACGTGGCGCCGGAGGCCGCCGACGCGCCCGTCGTGGCGGCCTTCCGGGCGCACGGCGCCGTCGTGGTCGGCATGACGAACATGCACGAGCTCGCGTTCGGCATCACGTCGCAGAACGCGTCGTACGGCAACGTGCGCCTGCCCGGCCACGAGGAGCGCGTCGCAGGCGGGTCGTCGGGCGGCTCGGCGGCCGCAGTCGCACGCGGCATCGTGCCGCTCGCGCTCGGCAGCGACACCGGTGGCTCGGTCTCGGTCCCGGCGAGCTTCTGCGGGGTCGTCGGGTTCCGGCCGTCAACGGGGCGCTGGCCGACCGCCGGCCTCGTCGGGCTCTCGTGGACCCGTGACACCCCCGGAGTGTTCGCGCGGACCGTGGCCGAGGCGGCGCGGGCCGATCAGTGGGTGGCGGGGGAGACCATGCCGAGCGACGACAGCGGCCGGGTGCGGCCTCGGCTCGGCGTGCCGCATCCGCTCGTCGACGCGCTCGATCCCCGGACCGCCGCCGCCTTCGAACGAGCCATGGGCGTCGTCGCCGACCACGCCGAGCTGGTCGACGTCGACCTCGCCGGGGTCCTCGAGCTGACCCAGCGCGCCGAGATGCCGATCGTGCTGTGGGAGAGCCGGCGCCTGCTTGGCGACGTCGCAGCCTCGGTCTTCGACTGCACGCCCGCCGACGCCTACGAGCGGCTGACCGCGTCGGTCGTGAGCCCGGACGTGGCCGCGGTGCTCTCGACGCAGCTCAGCGCTCCGATCACCCCGGATCAGTACGCGGCCGCCCAGCGGGACACGATCGCCGCCAGGATGCTCGCGGCCGATATCGTCGCCGCAAACGCGATCGACGCCCTCGTGTTCCCGTCAGCACCGGCCCCTGCACCCCGCACCGACGTAGGCCCCACCGTCGATCACCTCGGGCGCGAGGTCTCGACCTTCGGCCTCTTCACTCGCAACACGTCGCCGGGCACGATGCTCGGCGTGCCAATGCTCACGGTGCCGATGCCGCTCGACGCGGGCGAGCTGCCGATGGGGCTCACCATGCAGGGGCGCCGCTTCGACGACACCGCACTGCTCGGCCTCGGCCACCGCGTGGAAGCGTGGCTCGCCGGCGCCTGA
- the hrpA gene encoding ATP-dependent RNA helicase HrpA, translated as MPAVPTITYPPDLPVSQRRGDIAEAIRDNQVVIVAGETGSGKTTQLPKICLELGRTSIAHTQPRRIAARTIAERVAEELGSELGGLVGYQVRFTDQVSDETRIKLMTDGILLNEIHRDREVARYDTIIIDEAHERSLNIDFLLGYLRRLLPRRPDLRVIITSATIDPESFAEHFAASDGTPAPIIEVSGRTFPVEIRYRPLVADRASTADAGAHGDDLELDDAPGATPGRAPSDRSPSTPRYDGPDRDMFEGIVDALDELAAEAAGDVLVFLPGEREIRDAQEAIEAHLSRRRRAGGAAGDTEVLPLYGRLSAADQHRVFERTRSPGVRRRVVLATNVAETSLTVPGIAYVIDTGTARISRYSTRAKVQRLPIEPVSQASANQRSGRSGRTRPGIAIRLYSQRDFEARPEFTDPEILRTNLASVLLQMLSLGLGDVAQFPFLQAPDPRGVTDGVNLLLELGAIVRNEGGRDARGSDQRRGASRRRGGGRRGADAPYRLTPVGRSLARLPIDPRYGRMVVESTQHDVSREVLIIVSGLSVQDIRERPLEKRQRADELHARFRDPTSDFLSLLNLWDYLEARSDELGSSAFRRLCRDEFINMVRFREWQDVFRQLRQLASPLGLRVQKPDRRSSAASLDATVPPSGHPKGDAIHRALLAGLLSHLGIYNRITRDYRGARGTTFAIFPGSGLAKSPPDVVMVAELVETSRLFARTVAKIDPSWAEQLADQIVKRQYGEPHWEKKQGQAVANETVTLYGVPIIQGRRTGYAAVDPELARELFIRHALVEGDWDGTHHAFERRNQQLRREVAQLEERARRRDLVADDDVVFDFYDQRVPGSVVSTPTFEKWWREAREQAPDLLNLSRADLLDEQSAELERDRSDYPATWQQGDQRLKVRYRFEPGADDDGVTVIVPLPLLARLDPIGFDWQVPGFRTDLITALLRALPKSIRRNFVPAADWAAKLVEKLGDVRPHEGTPPPGPLDATLRTIMEREAGIRFDTGEFDWSRVPGHLRVRFRVLDDRGRELGAGDDLHALQEKLKRASEASLVRATSELVNAAPGSAPDTPGSPTLGTSPDRPYAQSTRGGRDEARPTGSTESRTSNVEQQDLQEWPLDEIPAHVDIGRKHGVIRAYPTLRLGPKGRIDLAVVTTAADQALEHPRAVRALLARSIPSPASYVQEHLTAKEKLALASSPYENVSRLLADITLALAADALDRRGVSAASTASAPRSRPSPAPDPSTLVRTRAEFVALRDELNARMVDDMFTQAKLVAEILSRWRDAAGALKRANHLSVLPSVTDARAQLDALVFDGFVSRTGLARLPHLSRYLRGVTHRVERMQDAVAVERAGLREIATAIEAYEQAGGTLPLAPDAPPALVRARWLLEEFRISLFAQQLGAAETVSLKRIRAALAAS; from the coding sequence ATGCCAGCTGTGCCGACGATCACGTACCCGCCCGACTTGCCGGTCTCGCAGCGGCGCGGCGACATCGCCGAAGCGATCCGCGACAACCAGGTCGTCATCGTCGCCGGCGAAACCGGGTCGGGCAAGACGACCCAGCTGCCGAAGATCTGTCTCGAGCTGGGGCGCACGTCGATCGCACACACACAACCGCGGAGGATCGCGGCGCGCACGATCGCCGAGCGCGTCGCCGAGGAGCTCGGCTCCGAGCTCGGCGGCCTCGTCGGGTATCAGGTGCGCTTCACTGACCAGGTGAGCGACGAGACCCGCATCAAGCTCATGACCGACGGCATCCTGCTGAACGAGATCCACCGGGATCGCGAGGTCGCCCGCTACGACACCATCATCATCGACGAGGCGCACGAGCGCAGCCTCAACATCGACTTCCTGCTCGGGTATCTGCGCCGCCTTCTGCCTCGCCGCCCTGACCTGCGCGTCATCATCACCTCGGCAACGATCGACCCCGAGTCGTTCGCTGAGCACTTCGCGGCATCCGACGGCACCCCGGCGCCCATCATCGAAGTCTCCGGTCGCACGTTCCCCGTCGAGATTCGGTACCGGCCCCTCGTCGCCGACCGAGCATCCACCGCCGACGCGGGCGCGCACGGCGACGACCTCGAGCTCGACGACGCCCCCGGCGCGACCCCCGGCAGGGCCCCCTCCGACCGGTCCCCCTCGACACCGCGCTACGACGGCCCCGACCGCGACATGTTCGAGGGCATCGTCGACGCGCTCGACGAGCTCGCGGCCGAAGCTGCGGGCGATGTGCTCGTGTTTCTCCCGGGCGAGCGGGAGATCCGCGACGCGCAGGAGGCCATCGAAGCGCACCTCTCGCGCCGGCGCCGCGCAGGTGGCGCAGCGGGCGACACCGAGGTGCTGCCCCTGTACGGGCGGCTCTCGGCAGCCGACCAGCACCGGGTGTTCGAACGCACCCGCAGCCCCGGCGTGCGACGGAGAGTCGTCCTCGCGACCAACGTGGCCGAGACCTCGCTCACCGTGCCTGGCATCGCCTACGTCATCGACACCGGCACGGCACGCATCTCGAGGTACTCCACCCGCGCGAAGGTGCAGCGCCTGCCGATCGAGCCGGTCTCGCAGGCCTCGGCCAACCAGCGCTCCGGCCGATCCGGCCGCACCCGCCCGGGCATCGCCATCCGCCTCTACTCGCAACGCGATTTCGAGGCGCGGCCCGAGTTCACCGATCCCGAGATCCTCCGCACGAATCTGGCAAGCGTCTTACTGCAGATGCTCTCGCTCGGGCTCGGCGATGTTGCGCAGTTCCCGTTCCTGCAAGCACCTGACCCGCGCGGCGTGACCGACGGCGTCAACCTTCTGCTCGAGCTCGGCGCCATCGTGCGGAACGAGGGCGGGCGGGATGCTCGCGGCAGCGACCAGCGGCGCGGCGCGAGCCGCCGACGCGGTGGCGGCCGACGCGGCGCGGACGCGCCCTACCGGCTGACGCCTGTCGGCCGGTCGTTGGCCCGCCTGCCGATCGACCCTCGCTACGGACGCATGGTGGTCGAATCCACGCAGCACGATGTGAGCCGTGAGGTGCTCATCATCGTCTCCGGCCTATCGGTGCAGGACATCCGCGAACGGCCGCTCGAGAAGCGGCAGCGCGCCGATGAGCTGCACGCGCGGTTCCGCGACCCGACGAGCGACTTCCTCTCCCTCCTGAACCTGTGGGACTACCTCGAAGCGCGCAGCGACGAGCTCGGCTCGAGCGCCTTCCGGCGCCTGTGCCGCGACGAGTTCATCAACATGGTGCGCTTCCGCGAATGGCAGGACGTCTTCCGCCAACTGCGACAGCTCGCCTCGCCCCTCGGCCTGCGCGTGCAAAAGCCGGATCGCCGTTCGAGCGCCGCCAGTCTCGACGCAACGGTGCCACCCTCGGGCCACCCCAAGGGCGACGCCATTCACCGTGCGCTGCTCGCCGGACTGCTCAGTCACCTCGGCATCTACAACCGCATTACGCGCGACTACCGAGGCGCCCGCGGCACGACCTTCGCGATCTTCCCCGGTTCCGGTCTCGCGAAGTCGCCACCCGACGTCGTCATGGTCGCGGAGCTCGTCGAGACCAGCCGGCTCTTCGCGCGAACGGTCGCGAAGATCGACCCGTCATGGGCAGAGCAGCTCGCCGACCAGATCGTCAAGCGCCAGTACGGTGAGCCGCACTGGGAGAAGAAGCAGGGCCAGGCGGTCGCGAACGAAACGGTCACCCTCTACGGGGTGCCGATCATTCAGGGACGCCGTACGGGCTACGCGGCCGTCGACCCGGAGCTCGCGCGCGAACTGTTCATCCGGCACGCCCTTGTCGAGGGCGATTGGGACGGCACGCATCATGCCTTTGAGCGCCGCAACCAGCAGCTGCGCCGCGAGGTCGCCCAGCTCGAGGAACGGGCCCGCCGGCGCGACCTCGTCGCCGACGACGACGTCGTCTTCGACTTCTACGATCAGCGCGTGCCCGGTTCGGTGGTCTCGACGCCGACGTTCGAGAAGTGGTGGCGCGAGGCGCGCGAGCAGGCGCCCGACCTGCTGAACCTCTCGCGCGCCGACCTCCTCGATGAGCAGTCGGCCGAGTTGGAGCGCGACCGCAGCGACTACCCCGCGACGTGGCAGCAGGGGGACCAGCGGCTCAAGGTTCGCTATCGGTTCGAACCCGGTGCCGACGACGATGGCGTCACGGTCATCGTGCCGCTCCCCCTGCTCGCGCGGCTCGACCCCATCGGCTTCGACTGGCAGGTGCCCGGGTTCCGCACCGACCTCATCACGGCGCTGCTGCGCGCGCTGCCCAAATCGATCCGCCGCAACTTCGTTCCTGCGGCCGATTGGGCGGCGAAGCTCGTGGAGAAGCTTGGCGACGTACGTCCACATGAGGGCACGCCGCCGCCGGGCCCGCTCGACGCCACCCTGCGGACGATCATGGAACGCGAGGCGGGCATCCGCTTCGACACCGGGGAGTTCGACTGGTCGCGCGTGCCGGGCCACCTGCGGGTGCGCTTCCGGGTGCTCGACGACCGCGGCCGCGAGCTGGGCGCGGGCGACGACCTGCACGCGCTCCAGGAGAAGCTCAAGCGCGCGAGCGAGGCGTCGCTCGTCCGCGCCACCTCGGAGCTCGTCAACGCCGCCCCCGGCAGTGCGCCCGACACCCCCGGCTCCCCGACCCTCGGGACGTCACCCGACCGCCCCTATGCCCAGAGCACCCGCGGGGGACGAGACGAGGCCCGGCCGACTGGCTCAACGGAGTCTCGAACGTCGAACGTGGAGCAGCAGGACCTCCAAGAGTGGCCGCTCGACGAGATCCCGGCCCACGTGGACATTGGCCGAAAGCATGGCGTCATCCGGGCCTACCCGACGCTCAGGCTCGGCCCCAAGGGCCGCATCGACCTGGCGGTCGTCACAACGGCCGCCGATCAGGCCCTCGAGCATCCTCGGGCTGTACGAGCGCTGCTGGCGAGAAGCATCCCCTCACCGGCGTCGTACGTGCAGGAGCACCTCACGGCCAAGGAGAAGCTCGCCCTCGCGTCGAGCCCGTACGAGAACGTGTCGCGCCTGCTCGCCGACATCACGCTCGCGCTCGCCGCCGACGCGCTCGACCGCCGCGGGGTGAGCGCGGCGTCGACCGCCTCGGCGCCCAGATCACGGCCGAGTCCGGCCCCTGACCCCTCGACGCTGGTGCGCACGCGCGCCGAATTCGTGGCGCTCCGCGACGAGTTGAACGCGCGCATGGTCGACGACATGTTCACGCAGGCGAAGCTCGTGGCCGAGATCCTGTCGCGCTGGCGCGACGCCGCCGGAGCCCTGAAGCGCGCGAACCACCTCTCGGTGCTGCCGAGCGTCACGGACGCGCGCGCGCAGCTTGACGCGCTCGTCTTCGACGGGTTCGTGAGCCGCACGGGCCTGGCACGGCTGCCCCACCTATCGCGCTATCTGCGTGGCGTGACGCATCGAGTGGAACGCATGCAGGATGCGGTCGCCGTCGAACGCGCGGGCCTCCGCGAGATCGCGACGGCCATAGAGGCCTACGAGCAGGCGGGCGGCACGCTGCCGCTCGCGCCGGATGCCCCGCCGGCGCTCGTGCGCGCCCGCTGGCTGCTCGAGGAGTTCCGCATTTCGCTCTTCGCGCAGCAGCTCGGAGCGGCCGAAACGGTCTCGCTCAAGCGCATCCGGGCGGCGCTCGCCGCGTCCTGA
- a CDS encoding MDR family MFS transporter, which produces MTAATPKAAGSAAASDPSRPRKVLGPLIGLLLGMFVSMLATTVVSTSLPVIVHDLGGTQATYTWVITATLLTTAISTPIWGKLADLFSRKLLFQLAITIFVLASATAGFAQDPSMIITSRAAQGLGAGGLAALAQVIMADIISPRERGRYMGLMGAVMAVATIGGPLLGGVITDAWGWRWNFFVALPVAVVALVIVQFQLHLPKYAKRRVSIDYVGIVLLSAAVSLLLIWVTNAGTDYDWISWTTVWMVGGAVLAAVAFVLVELKAREPLIPLTLFRDRTFTLATLASIATGIAMFGASVFLSQYMQLARGATPTQAGLMTIPMIAGLLVSSVVVGQLISRFGAWKPYLITGAVLLIAGSTLLSTIHFDTDFTLVSIYMFLLGAGVGATMQNLVLVVQNSADPRNMGVASSGVTFFRTLGGSIGVAVMGATLATTVADLLRAKADAIAAAVMSLGDQAPFWAEQVRSDSLPAVATMPEPLRIIFEDAYARGISQSFLIVVPFAVLSLFAIVFLPNKPLTHMTTAERVTADAAVASAEQPTEGASAAGTSGSGASGTAVSAAGEAAIAGELSAPGADGEANDKVRP; this is translated from the coding sequence ATGACTGCAGCCACCCCGAAGGCCGCCGGTTCGGCGGCAGCGTCCGACCCGTCGCGTCCCCGCAAGGTGCTCGGGCCCCTCATCGGCCTCTTGCTCGGCATGTTCGTGTCAATGCTCGCCACGACCGTCGTGTCCACCTCGCTCCCCGTCATCGTGCACGACCTCGGCGGCACCCAGGCGACGTACACCTGGGTGATCACGGCCACGCTGCTCACGACGGCGATCTCGACACCGATCTGGGGCAAGCTCGCCGACCTGTTCAGCCGCAAGCTGCTCTTCCAGCTGGCGATCACGATCTTCGTGCTGGCCTCCGCGACCGCCGGATTCGCGCAGGATCCGTCGATGATCATCACGAGTCGGGCGGCGCAAGGGCTTGGGGCCGGCGGCCTCGCGGCCCTCGCGCAGGTGATCATGGCCGACATCATCAGCCCGCGCGAACGCGGACGGTACATGGGGCTCATGGGTGCCGTGATGGCGGTCGCGACCATCGGCGGCCCGCTGCTGGGGGGAGTCATCACCGACGCGTGGGGTTGGCGATGGAACTTCTTCGTCGCACTGCCGGTCGCCGTCGTCGCGCTCGTCATCGTGCAGTTCCAGCTGCATCTTCCGAAATACGCCAAACGCAGGGTCTCGATCGACTACGTCGGCATCGTGCTCCTCTCGGCCGCCGTCTCGCTCCTGCTCATCTGGGTCACCAACGCCGGAACCGACTACGACTGGATCAGCTGGACCACGGTGTGGATGGTCGGCGGTGCCGTCCTCGCCGCGGTGGCGTTCGTCCTCGTGGAGCTGAAGGCGCGCGAGCCACTCATCCCGCTCACGCTGTTCCGCGACCGCACCTTCACCCTCGCGACGCTCGCCTCGATCGCAACGGGTATCGCCATGTTCGGCGCCTCGGTGTTCCTCAGCCAGTACATGCAGCTCGCCCGGGGTGCGACACCGACGCAGGCCGGCCTCATGACGATCCCCATGATCGCGGGCCTCCTCGTCTCGTCGGTCGTCGTCGGCCAGCTCATCAGCCGCTTCGGCGCGTGGAAGCCGTACCTCATCACCGGTGCCGTGCTGCTCATCGCGGGCTCAACGCTCCTCTCGACCATCCACTTCGACACCGACTTCACGCTCGTGTCGATCTATATGTTCCTGCTCGGCGCGGGCGTCGGTGCGACCATGCAGAACCTGGTGCTGGTCGTGCAGAACAGCGCGGATCCGCGAAACATGGGGGTCGCGAGCTCGGGCGTCACGTTCTTCCGCACGCTCGGCGGCTCGATCGGAGTGGCGGTCATGGGCGCGACCCTCGCGACGACCGTCGCCGATCTGCTCCGTGCGAAGGCCGATGCCATCGCGGCCGCCGTCATGAGCCTCGGTGACCAGGCGCCGTTCTGGGCCGAGCAAGTGCGATCGGACAGCCTGCCGGCTGTGGCCACGATGCCCGAGCCACTCCGCATCATCTTCGAGGACGCCTACGCGCGGGGCATCTCGCAGTCGTTCCTCATCGTGGTTCCCTTCGCGGTGCTCAGCCTCTTCGCCATCGTGTTCCTGCCCAACAAGCCGCTCACGCACATGACCACGGCCGAACGCGTCACGGCGGATGCCGCGGTCGCGTCGGCCGAGCAACCGACCGAGGGCGCTTCCGCAGCCGGCACCTCCGGCTCTGGCGCCTCCGGTACCGCGGTGAGCGCCGCCGGCGAGGCGGCCATCGCCGGCGAGCTGTCAGCGCCAGGCGCCGACGGCGAGGCCAACGATAAGGTTCGCCCATGA
- a CDS encoding MarR family winged helix-turn-helix transcriptional regulator: MTSHPGHPGGEPTGDAPEDPSREAAIISLESSFVRLVRAFRAQMAALAEATSPGMVPGTLKAFIAIEQHGPMPISALAEHLALDKGLVSRTVSELEELGFVERSSATDDRRIRIVSATPLGSARLSAAREGAENPLSARIHSWPTPDIEQLRTLLDALADGTPPTEAVHGV; the protein is encoded by the coding sequence ATGACGAGCCACCCCGGGCACCCCGGCGGCGAGCCGACCGGCGACGCACCGGAAGACCCATCGCGTGAGGCGGCGATCATCTCCCTCGAGTCATCGTTCGTGCGGCTTGTCCGGGCATTCCGCGCGCAGATGGCCGCGCTCGCCGAAGCGACGAGCCCGGGCATGGTTCCCGGCACCCTCAAGGCGTTCATCGCGATCGAACAGCACGGGCCGATGCCCATCTCGGCGCTCGCAGAGCACCTCGCGCTCGACAAAGGTCTCGTGAGCCGCACCGTGTCCGAACTCGAAGAGCTCGGATTCGTCGAACGGTCCTCCGCCACCGACGATCGGCGCATCCGCATCGTCTCCGCGACACCGCTCGGTTCGGCACGCCTGAGCGCAGCACGCGAGGGCGCCGAGAATCCACTCAGCGCACGCATCCACTCCTGGCCGACGCCCGACATCGAACAGCTGCGAACGCTGCTCGACGCCCTCGCCGACGGCACACCGCCGACAGAGGCAGTCCATGGCGTCTGA
- a CDS encoding aldo/keto reductase, translating into MTNTAKPTQVPTITLNDGTSIPQLGFGVFLVEPGETERIVTDALEAGYRHIDTAKIYGNEEGVGRAIAKSGIPRDELYITTKLWNDDQGRENVRPALEASLERLALDHVDLYLIHWPTPERGLYVETWEAMLELPATGLTTSVGVCNFLEPHLRDIISATGTAPVVNQIEQHPYLQQPELDAVLTEHDIRIEAWGPLAQAKTGLFDEPAVIDAARAHNKSPAQAIIRWHLQKGNIVFPKTVSRARMDENFSVLDFELTDDEFAAISLLDKGEEGRVATNPNDFN; encoded by the coding sequence ATGACGAATACAGCGAAACCCACGCAGGTCCCCACAATCACGCTCAACGACGGAACGAGCATCCCGCAACTCGGCTTCGGCGTGTTCCTCGTCGAGCCGGGGGAGACCGAGCGAATCGTCACCGATGCTCTCGAAGCCGGGTACCGGCACATCGACACCGCCAAGATCTACGGCAACGAAGAGGGGGTCGGCCGCGCGATCGCGAAGTCGGGCATTCCGCGCGATGAGCTCTACATCACGACCAAGTTGTGGAACGACGACCAGGGCCGCGAGAACGTGCGCCCAGCGCTCGAGGCGAGTCTCGAGCGCCTCGCCCTCGACCACGTCGACCTCTACCTGATCCACTGGCCGACGCCCGAACGGGGGCTCTACGTGGAGACGTGGGAGGCCATGCTCGAGCTCCCCGCCACGGGACTGACCACGAGCGTCGGCGTCTGCAACTTCCTCGAGCCGCACCTGCGCGACATCATCTCCGCGACCGGCACCGCGCCCGTCGTCAACCAGATCGAGCAGCACCCCTACCTCCAGCAGCCCGAGCTCGATGCCGTACTGACCGAGCACGACATCAGGATCGAAGCCTGGGGGCCGTTAGCGCAGGCGAAGACCGGTCTCTTCGACGAGCCGGCCGTCATCGACGCTGCCCGGGCCCACAACAAATCGCCCGCGCAGGCGATCATCCGGTGGCACCTGCAGAAGGGCAACATCGTCTTCCCGAAGACCGTGTCGCGTGCGCGAATGGACGAGAACTTCTCGGTGCTCGACTTCGAGCTGACCGACGATGAGTTCGCGGCGATTTCGCTGCTCGACAAGGGTGAAGAGGGCCGGGTGGCCACCAACCCCAACGATTTCAACTGA
- a CDS encoding styrene monooxygenase/indole monooxygenase family protein produces MTSIGIVGSGVSGLHLGLHLRAQDLPVTIYANKTPEQIAEGRIPGSIAHMHPTRAIEKELGIDHWRAEDIEYIRHWHYNGWGDDRTFYGDFAEPAGVVDYRIYLPRLMRDFTDRGGSIEYREFSREFIEGLTEHHDLVVVAVGKGDLAGIFPKRPEHSPYDAPQRRLAVGLWKGVRHREPNGVEVNIVPGVGELLAIPIYSFSGRVHALLFESLPDGPQAVLADQKYEDDPAAYREATIRILDEFYPTMVERLDRDAFALQDDRAILQGAVTPVMREDFVELPGGKFLLAMGDAHMTVDPVQAQGANSGVYSAKVIADTIRTDRVFDRRFFEKVAMRRRERLESATDWVNTVIRPGGAEQMGLLFSEMVHNQALTDRFTENFSDPVRQYDLIGSIARVEAAIAETAGA; encoded by the coding sequence ATGACCAGTATCGGAATCGTCGGATCGGGGGTCTCCGGCCTCCACCTTGGCCTGCACCTGCGGGCGCAGGACCTGCCAGTGACCATCTACGCGAACAAGACGCCGGAGCAGATCGCCGAGGGACGCATCCCGGGCAGCATCGCCCACATGCACCCGACGCGCGCGATCGAGAAGGAACTCGGCATCGACCACTGGAGGGCCGAGGACATCGAGTACATCCGCCACTGGCACTACAACGGCTGGGGTGACGACCGCACGTTCTACGGCGACTTCGCGGAGCCCGCGGGCGTCGTCGACTACCGCATCTACCTGCCGCGGCTCATGCGCGACTTCACCGACCGCGGCGGATCGATCGAATACCGCGAGTTCTCGCGCGAATTCATCGAGGGCCTCACGGAGCATCACGACCTCGTCGTCGTCGCGGTCGGCAAGGGCGACCTCGCCGGCATCTTCCCGAAGCGGCCCGAGCACTCGCCCTACGACGCGCCGCAGCGCCGCCTCGCCGTCGGCCTCTGGAAGGGCGTGCGCCACCGCGAGCCCAACGGGGTCGAGGTCAACATCGTCCCCGGCGTCGGCGAGCTGCTCGCGATCCCGATCTACTCGTTCTCGGGCCGCGTGCACGCCCTGCTGTTCGAGAGCCTTCCCGACGGTCCGCAGGCCGTGCTCGCCGACCAGAAGTACGAGGACGATCCGGCCGCGTACCGCGAGGCGACCATTCGCATCCTCGACGAGTTCTACCCGACCATGGTGGAGCGACTCGACCGCGACGCCTTCGCGTTGCAAGACGACAGGGCAATCCTCCAGGGCGCCGTCACACCGGTCATGCGGGAGGACTTCGTCGAACTCCCGGGAGGGAAGTTCCTGCTGGCGATGGGCGACGCACACATGACGGTCGACCCCGTGCAAGCGCAGGGCGCGAACTCGGGTGTGTACTCGGCGAAAGTCATCGCCGACACGATCAGGACCGACCGCGTGTTCGACCGCCGTTTTTTCGAGAAGGTCGCGATGCGGCGTCGTGAGCGGCTCGAATCGGCGACTGACTGGGTCAACACGGTCATCCGTCCGGGCGGGGCCGAGCAGATGGGCCTGCTGTTCAGCGAGATGGTGCACAACCAGGCCCTCACCGACCGGTTCACCGAGAATTTCAGCGACCCGGTCCGGCAGTATGACCTCATCGGTTCCATCGCGCGCGTCGAAGCCGCGATCGCCGAGACCGCCGGAGCGTAG
- a CDS encoding EthD family reductase has protein sequence MHKVVVLYPEPADREAFVSYYESTHLPLAEKLPGMLAWRYTVNVSPVPDGSPAPFFAVFEADFPDAETYRSAMASPEGQAVGADVPNYATNGATVFDYEVSGGSDA, from the coding sequence ATGCACAAAGTCGTCGTCCTGTACCCCGAGCCCGCCGATCGCGAGGCGTTCGTCTCGTACTACGAGTCGACCCACCTCCCCCTCGCGGAGAAGCTGCCCGGCATGCTCGCGTGGCGCTACACCGTCAACGTCTCGCCTGTGCCTGACGGCTCGCCCGCCCCGTTTTTCGCAGTGTTCGAGGCGGACTTCCCCGACGCCGAGACCTACCGGTCGGCAATGGCCTCGCCCGAAGGGCAGGCGGTCGGTGCCGATGTGCCCAACTACGCCACGAACGGCGCGACGGTCTTCGACTACGAGGTCTCGGGCGGCAGCGACGCCTAG